In a genomic window of Sarcophilus harrisii chromosome 4, mSarHar1.11, whole genome shotgun sequence:
- the MRPL38 gene encoding 39S ribosomal protein L38, mitochondrial: MAAPSWRLALCGVRNARSFGTSAALSRRSAPLGPMPNEDIDMSAPEKLKKYGSFDRYQRCAEREANAPHWWKSYRDYFRPPSDPTYKIDIGFPPNKMGNRQQQVLERKKILRESRAKMEKASHLRNVLVPLEEVKVDWENTVGPYHKQRLAEYYGLYQDLFLGATFVPWVPLHVAYNLGEELMMPVFHGNEVTPTEATNPPTVTYEAEKGSLWTLLLTNLDGHLQEQDAEYVHWLVTNIPGNDVSAGQEMCHYLPPFPSTGTGFHRLAFLLFKQHEAIDFSEDARPSPCYRLAMRTFRTFDFYKKHQDFMTPTGLAFFQCRWDDSVTHVYHHLLNMREPVFEFVRPPPYHPPQKKFPHLQPLRYLDRYQDESEPTYGIY, encoded by the exons ATGGCGGCGCCCTCGTGGAGACTTGCCCTGTGCGGAGTGCGCAACGCCCGTAGCTTCGGCACCTCGG CCGCTCTGAGTCGCCGGTCCGCCCCGTTGGGACCCATGCCCAATGAGGACATCGACATGAGCGCGCCGGAGAAGCTGAAGAAGTATGGCAGTTTTGACCGCTATCAGCGCTGCGCCGAACGCGAGGCGAACGCCCCGCACTGGTGGAAGAGCTACCGCGACTACTTCCGGCCACCTTCAG ATCCCACATACAAAATAGACATTGGATTTCCACCCAACAAGATGGGGAATAGGCAACAACAGGTTCTTGAAAGGAAGAAGATCCTCCGGGAGAGCCGGGCTAAGATGGAGAAGGCTTCCCACCTCCGCAATG TCCTGGTCCCACTGGAGGAGGTGAAGGTTGATTGGGAAAACACCGTGGGCCCTTACCATAAGCAGCGCCTGGCTGAGTACTATGGCCTCTACCAAGACCTGTTCCTTGGTGCCACATTTGTGCCCTGGGTCCCTCTGCATGTGGCTTACAATCTGGGAGAAGAGCTGATGATGCCGGTGTTCCACGGGAATGAGGTTACTCCAACTGAG gcCACTAACCCCCCAACGGTGACGTATGAGGCAGAAAAGGGTTCATTGTGGACCTTGTTGCTCACCAACCTGG ATGGGCACTTGCAGGAGCAGGATGCTGAATACGTCCACTGGCTGGT GACGAACATCCCAGGCAATGACGTGTCTGCAGGGCAAGAGATGTGCCATTACCTCCCACCCTTCCCCTCAACAGGAACTGGTTTTCACCGTCTCGCATTCCTCCTTTTCAAGCAGCATGAGGCCATTGACTTTTCTGAAGATGCCCGTCCCTCACCCTG TTACCGCCTTGCTATGAGAACCTTCCGCACATTTGATTTCTATAAGAAGCACCAGGATTTCATGACCCCAACTGGTCTGGCCTTCTTCCAGTGCCGCTGGGATGACTCTGTCACCCACGTCTATCACCACCTGCTCA ACATGCGGGAGCCAGTGTTCGAATTTGTGCGCCCACCCCCGTACCATCCCCCACAGAAGAAGTTCCCTCATCTGCAACCACTTCGATATTTGGATCGATACCAAGATGAGAGTGAACCCACCTATGGCATCTACTGA